Proteins encoded by one window of Microcebus murinus isolate Inina chromosome 2, M.murinus_Inina_mat1.0, whole genome shotgun sequence:
- the NIT1 gene encoding deaminated glutathione amidase isoform X1 has translation MLRMVSAVPSCRTYSLFRRPRLGFITRPPHQLLSLLLCPGLRILRQSVHCAQPRPRAMASSSSWELPLVAVCQVTSTPDKQQNFKTCAELVREAARLGACLAFLPEAFDFIARDPAETLHLSEPLGGNLLGEYTQLARECGLWLSLGGFHERGQDWEQTQKIYNCHVILNSKGSVVATYRKTHLCDVEIPGQGPMRESNSTMPGPSLESPVDTPAGKIGLAVCYDMRFPELSLALAQAGAEILTYPSAFGSVTGPAHWEVLLRARAIETQCYVVAAAQCGRHHEKRASYGHSMVVDPWGTVVARCSEGPGLCLARIDLNYLRQLRQHLPVFQHRRPDLYGNLGHPLS, from the exons ATGCTGCGAATGGTGTCGGCTGTACCTTCATGTAGGACCTACTCTCTATTCCGTCGGCCGCG GCTGGGCTTCATCACCAGGCCTCCTCACCAACTCCTGTCCCTTCTTCTGTGTCCCGGACTCCGGATACTTCGACAGTCAGTACATTGTGCTCAGCCCAG GCCCAGAGCCATGGCTAGCTCTTCTTCCTGGGAACTGCCCCTGGTCGCTGTGTGCCAGGTAACATCGACACCAGACAAGCAACAGAACTTTAAAACGTGTGCTGAGCTGGTTCGAGAAGCTGCCAGACTGGGTGCTTGCCTAGCTTTCCTGCCTGAGGCATTTGACTTCATTGCACGGGACCCTGCGGAGACGCTGCACCTGTCTGAGCCACTGGGTGGGAACCTTTTGGGAGAATATACCCAGCTTGCCAG ggaaTGTGGACTCTGGCTGTCCTTGGGTGGTTTCCATGAGCGTGGCCAAGACTGGGAGCAGACTCAGAAAATCTACAATTGTCATGTGATTCTGAACAGCAAGG GATCAGTAGTGGCCACTTACAGGAAGACGCATCTGTGTGATGTAGAAATTCCAGGGCAGGGGCCTATGCGTGAAAGCAACTCTACCATGCCCGGGCCCAGTCTTGAGTCACCTGTCGACACACCGGCAGGCAAG ATTGGTCTAGCTGTCTGCTATGACATGCGGTTCCCTGAACTCTCTCTGGCATTGGCTCAGGCTGGAGCAGAAATACTTACCTACCCTTCAGCTTTTGGATCTGTTACAGGCCCAGCCCACTGGGAG GTGTTATTGCGGGCCCGTGCCATTGAAACTCAGTGCTATGTAGTGGCAGCAGCACAGTGTGGACGGCACCATGAGAAGAGAGCAAGTTATGGCCACAGCATGGTGGTAGACCCCTGGGGAACAGTGGTGGCCCGCTGCTCTGAGGGACCAGGTCTCTGCCTTGCCCGGATCGACCTCAACTATCTCCGACAGTTGCGCCAACACCTGCCTGTATTCCAGCACCGCAGACCTGATCTCTATGGCAATCTGGGTCATCCGCTGTCTTAA
- the NIT1 gene encoding deaminated glutathione amidase isoform X3, translating into MTFELPKRLAEEKGFSLMPRAMASSSSWELPLVAVCQVTSTPDKQQNFKTCAELVREAARLGACLAFLPEAFDFIARDPAETLHLSEPLGGNLLGEYTQLARECGLWLSLGGFHERGQDWEQTQKIYNCHVILNSKGSVVATYRKTHLCDVEIPGQGPMRESNSTMPGPSLESPVDTPAGKIGLAVCYDMRFPELSLALAQAGAEILTYPSAFGSVTGPAHWEVLLRARAIETQCYVVAAAQCGRHHEKRASYGHSMVVDPWGTVVARCSEGPGLCLARIDLNYLRQLRQHLPVFQHRRPDLYGNLGHPLS; encoded by the exons ATGACTTTTGAACTGCCGAAACGTTTGGCAGAGGAAAAGGGCTTCAGTCTAAT GCCCAGAGCCATGGCTAGCTCTTCTTCCTGGGAACTGCCCCTGGTCGCTGTGTGCCAGGTAACATCGACACCAGACAAGCAACAGAACTTTAAAACGTGTGCTGAGCTGGTTCGAGAAGCTGCCAGACTGGGTGCTTGCCTAGCTTTCCTGCCTGAGGCATTTGACTTCATTGCACGGGACCCTGCGGAGACGCTGCACCTGTCTGAGCCACTGGGTGGGAACCTTTTGGGAGAATATACCCAGCTTGCCAG ggaaTGTGGACTCTGGCTGTCCTTGGGTGGTTTCCATGAGCGTGGCCAAGACTGGGAGCAGACTCAGAAAATCTACAATTGTCATGTGATTCTGAACAGCAAGG GATCAGTAGTGGCCACTTACAGGAAGACGCATCTGTGTGATGTAGAAATTCCAGGGCAGGGGCCTATGCGTGAAAGCAACTCTACCATGCCCGGGCCCAGTCTTGAGTCACCTGTCGACACACCGGCAGGCAAG ATTGGTCTAGCTGTCTGCTATGACATGCGGTTCCCTGAACTCTCTCTGGCATTGGCTCAGGCTGGAGCAGAAATACTTACCTACCCTTCAGCTTTTGGATCTGTTACAGGCCCAGCCCACTGGGAG GTGTTATTGCGGGCCCGTGCCATTGAAACTCAGTGCTATGTAGTGGCAGCAGCACAGTGTGGACGGCACCATGAGAAGAGAGCAAGTTATGGCCACAGCATGGTGGTAGACCCCTGGGGAACAGTGGTGGCCCGCTGCTCTGAGGGACCAGGTCTCTGCCTTGCCCGGATCGACCTCAACTATCTCCGACAGTTGCGCCAACACCTGCCTGTATTCCAGCACCGCAGACCTGATCTCTATGGCAATCTGGGTCATCCGCTGTCTTAA
- the NIT1 gene encoding deaminated glutathione amidase isoform X2, which translates to MASSSSWELPLVAVCQVTSTPDKQQNFKTCAELVREAARLGACLAFLPEAFDFIARDPAETLHLSEPLGGNLLGEYTQLARECGLWLSLGGFHERGQDWEQTQKIYNCHVILNSKGSVVATYRKTHLCDVEIPGQGPMRESNSTMPGPSLESPVDTPAGKIGLAVCYDMRFPELSLALAQAGAEILTYPSAFGSVTGPAHWEVLLRARAIETQCYVVAAAQCGRHHEKRASYGHSMVVDPWGTVVARCSEGPGLCLARIDLNYLRQLRQHLPVFQHRRPDLYGNLGHPLS; encoded by the exons ATGGCTAGCTCTTCTTCCTGGGAACTGCCCCTGGTCGCTGTGTGCCAGGTAACATCGACACCAGACAAGCAACAGAACTTTAAAACGTGTGCTGAGCTGGTTCGAGAAGCTGCCAGACTGGGTGCTTGCCTAGCTTTCCTGCCTGAGGCATTTGACTTCATTGCACGGGACCCTGCGGAGACGCTGCACCTGTCTGAGCCACTGGGTGGGAACCTTTTGGGAGAATATACCCAGCTTGCCAG ggaaTGTGGACTCTGGCTGTCCTTGGGTGGTTTCCATGAGCGTGGCCAAGACTGGGAGCAGACTCAGAAAATCTACAATTGTCATGTGATTCTGAACAGCAAGG GATCAGTAGTGGCCACTTACAGGAAGACGCATCTGTGTGATGTAGAAATTCCAGGGCAGGGGCCTATGCGTGAAAGCAACTCTACCATGCCCGGGCCCAGTCTTGAGTCACCTGTCGACACACCGGCAGGCAAG ATTGGTCTAGCTGTCTGCTATGACATGCGGTTCCCTGAACTCTCTCTGGCATTGGCTCAGGCTGGAGCAGAAATACTTACCTACCCTTCAGCTTTTGGATCTGTTACAGGCCCAGCCCACTGGGAG GTGTTATTGCGGGCCCGTGCCATTGAAACTCAGTGCTATGTAGTGGCAGCAGCACAGTGTGGACGGCACCATGAGAAGAGAGCAAGTTATGGCCACAGCATGGTGGTAGACCCCTGGGGAACAGTGGTGGCCCGCTGCTCTGAGGGACCAGGTCTCTGCCTTGCCCGGATCGACCTCAACTATCTCCGACAGTTGCGCCAACACCTGCCTGTATTCCAGCACCGCAGACCTGATCTCTATGGCAATCTGGGTCATCCGCTGTCTTAA
- the DEDD gene encoding death effector domain-containing protein has protein sequence MAGLKRRASQVWPEEHGEQEHGLYSLHRMFDIVGTHLTHRDVRVLSFLFVDVIDDHERGLIRNGRDFLLALERQGRCDESNFRQVLQLLRIITRHDLLPYVTLKRRRAVCPDLVDKYLEETSIRYVTPRALSDPEPRPPQPPKTVPPHYPVVCCPTSGPQMCSKRPARGRATLGSQRKRRKSVTPDPKEKQTCDIRLRVRAEYCQHETALQGNVFSNKQDPLERQFERFNQANTILKSRDLGSIICDIKFSELTYLDAFWRDYINGSLLEALKGVFITDSLKQAVGHEAIKLLVNVDEEDYELGRQKLLRNLMLQALP, from the exons ATGGCGGGCCTAAAGCGGCGGGCAAGCCAGGTGTGGCCAGAAGAACATGGTGAGCAAGAGCATGGGCTGTACAGCCTGCACCGCATGTTTGACATCGTGGGCACCCATCTGACACACAGAGATGTGCGCGtgctttccttcctctttgtGGATGTCATTGATGACCACGAGCGCGGACTCATCCGGAATGGACGTGACTTCTTACTGGCATTGGAGCGCCAGGGCCGCTGTGATGAGAGTAACTTTCGCCAGGTGCTGCAGCTGCTGCGCATCATCACTCGCCATGACCTGCTGCCCTACGTCACCCTCAAGAGGAGACGGGCTG TGTGCCCTGATCTTGTAGACAAGTATCTGGAGGAGACATCAATTCGCTATGTGACCCCCAGAGCCCTCAGCGATCCAGAACCgaggcctccccagccccctaAAACAG TGCCTCCTCACTATCCTGTGGTGTGCTGCCCCACTTCGGGTCCTCAGATGTGTAGCAAGCGGCCAGCCCGAGGGAGAGCCACACTTGGGAGCCAGCGAAAACGCCGGAAGTCGGTGACCCCAGATCCCAAGGAAAAGCAGACATGTG ACATCAGACTACGGGTTCGGGCTGAATACTGCCAGCACGAGACTGCTCTGCAGGGCAACGTCTTCTCTAACAAGCAGGACCCACTTGAGCGCCAGTTTGAGCGCTTTAACCAGGCCAACACCATCCTCAAGTCCCGGGACCTGGGCTCCATCATCTGTGACATCAAGTTCTCTGAGCTCACCTACCTCGACGCATTCTGGCGCGACTACATCAATGGCTCATTACTAGAGGCACTTAAAGGTGTCTTTATCACAGACTCCCTCAAGCAAGCTGTGGGCCACGAAGCCATCAAACTGCTGGTGAATGTGGATGAGGAGGACTATGAGCTGGGCCGACAGAAACTCCTGAGGAACTTGATGCTGCAAGCGTTGCCCTGA